A DNA window from Bos mutus isolate GX-2022 chromosome 11, NWIPB_WYAK_1.1, whole genome shotgun sequence contains the following coding sequences:
- the UCK1 gene encoding uridine-cytidine kinase 1 isoform X1: MASAGGGDCEGAGPEADRPHQRPFLIGVSGGTASGKSTVCEKIMELLGQNEVDHRQRKLVILSQDRFYKVLTAEQKAKALKGQYNFDHPDAFDNDLMHRTLKNIVEGKTVEVPTYDFVTHSRLAETTVVYPADVVLFEGILVFYSQEIRDMFHLRLFVDTDSDVRLSRRVLRDVQRGRDLEQILTQYTTFVKPAFEEFCLPTKKYADVIIPRGVDNMVAINLIVQHIQDILNGDICKWHRAGANGRSHKRTFPEPGEHPAVLASGKRSHLESSSRPH; the protein is encoded by the exons ATGGCTTCGGCTGGAGGCGGCGACTGCGAGGGCGCCGGGCCCGAGGCGGACCGCCCTCACCAGCGGCCCTTCTTGATCGGCGTGAGCGGCGGCACCGCGAGCGGCAAG TCCACTGTGTGCGAGAAGATCATGGAGCTGCTGGGACAGAATGAAGTGGATCACCGGCAGCGCAAGCTGGTCATCTTGAGCCAAGACAGGTTCTATAAGGTCCTGACCGCGGAGCAGAAGGCCAAGGCCTTGAAGGGACAGTACAACTTCGACCACCCAG ATGCTTTTGATAACGATTTGATGCACAGGACTCTGAAAAACATCGTGGAGGGCAAAACGGTCGAGGTCCCCACCTATGATTTTGTGACACACTCAAG GCTCGCGGAGACCACGGTGGTCTACCCTGCAGACGTGGTCCTGTTCGAGGGCATCCTGGTCTTCTACAGCCAGGAGATACGGGACATGTTCCACCTGCGCCTCTTCGTGGACACCGACTCCGATGTCAGGCTGTCTCGGAGAG TTCTCCGGGATGTGCAGCGGGGCCGGGACCTGGAGCAGATCCTGACGCAGTACACCACCTTCGTCAAGCCAGCCTTCGAGGAGTTCTGCCTGCCG ACAAAGAAGTACGCAGACGTGATCATCCCTCGAGGGGTTGACAACATGG TGGCCATCAACCTCATCGTGCAGCACATCCAGGACATCCTCAACGGCGACATCTGCAAGTGGCACCGCGCAGGGGCCAACGGGCGCAGCCACAAGAGGACATTCCCAGAGCCGGGGGAGCACCCTGCGGTACTGGCCTCGGGCAAGCGCTCGCACCTGGAGTCCAGCAGCAGGCCACACTGA
- the UCK1 gene encoding uridine-cytidine kinase 1 isoform X2 gives MELLGQNEVDHRQRKLVILSQDRFYKVLTAEQKAKALKGQYNFDHPDAFDNDLMHRTLKNIVEGKTVEVPTYDFVTHSRLAETTVVYPADVVLFEGILVFYSQEIRDMFHLRLFVDTDSDVRLSRRVLRDVQRGRDLEQILTQYTTFVKPAFEEFCLPTKKYADVIIPRGVDNMVAINLIVQHIQDILNGDICKWHRAGANGRSHKRTFPEPGEHPAVLASGKRSHLESSSRPH, from the exons ATGGAGCTGCTGGGACAGAATGAAGTGGATCACCGGCAGCGCAAGCTGGTCATCTTGAGCCAAGACAGGTTCTATAAGGTCCTGACCGCGGAGCAGAAGGCCAAGGCCTTGAAGGGACAGTACAACTTCGACCACCCAG ATGCTTTTGATAACGATTTGATGCACAGGACTCTGAAAAACATCGTGGAGGGCAAAACGGTCGAGGTCCCCACCTATGATTTTGTGACACACTCAAG GCTCGCGGAGACCACGGTGGTCTACCCTGCAGACGTGGTCCTGTTCGAGGGCATCCTGGTCTTCTACAGCCAGGAGATACGGGACATGTTCCACCTGCGCCTCTTCGTGGACACCGACTCCGATGTCAGGCTGTCTCGGAGAG TTCTCCGGGATGTGCAGCGGGGCCGGGACCTGGAGCAGATCCTGACGCAGTACACCACCTTCGTCAAGCCAGCCTTCGAGGAGTTCTGCCTGCCG ACAAAGAAGTACGCAGACGTGATCATCCCTCGAGGGGTTGACAACATGG TGGCCATCAACCTCATCGTGCAGCACATCCAGGACATCCTCAACGGCGACATCTGCAAGTGGCACCGCGCAGGGGCCAACGGGCGCAGCCACAAGAGGACATTCCCAGAGCCGGGGGAGCACCCTGCGGTACTGGCCTCGGGCAAGCGCTCGCACCTGGAGTCCAGCAGCAGGCCACACTGA